The Elaeis guineensis isolate ETL-2024a chromosome 5, EG11, whole genome shotgun sequence DNA segment tcaaagtggcaccccataataactatcaaggagattcataagggacttgcacctttaatttatgtgatccataaccttagacacccaacaattggagtctcatgaatcttattcatgtaagtaatcagtagataattaagttaaaattaacttatcaaataagtaatcctaattgaaagaggaattgggtccaactatgtgctagtaaagttactatgaacccaatggatttttctaaatccaattgacacttcataagctcaatttcttatttcagatctaattcctttgttgtatgacctcataggttcaattctatttgatagtgagatatacaatgatctctatcattgtatcattgaaactcttttcaataggtcaaaataattccactctaactcaatcaaggattgttgattcaAAACAActttaatgagctctcacaatctaccagtgacacctagcagtatatagtgacaacctaatagaactgaaatgaatctctaggtacagtgaacgtgtaattcagtccctctatcgtgagtcccgactagatggcaaatcatggataaattgtcaaacctcaacatcagtcatataatagattggaATAGCTtaagtccagatgtgatgtctatgaaattttttttccatcaatcactctactatggccagagattcatggacttagtttctcaaatttcataggactactctctatcaagattgatagatcctatcttgatgcacaccctactcctacaatggatcaactgtcgtcaatatccactacaaggactcattgagacccatatttatatgtcaatcaaactccagcagtctcactgtgtgcagtagtaccatctcaagtcaaaagaccagaCACACAACTActgcatcgagacaatcactgacgattgaaaaaatatctaagtgatctctcgtatggtcacgcttagtgctagttgttctttaacaaccatccgcactcatCGTCTTATGTCTCTatatagtagattagagacccatctatcccaaaagaagcgATTTGTGCATTACTCTATCCGGATCTGTCATCGTTTTCATTATGATCCTATGAccgggagcctttaggaattaaatacatgtctctaattctcaacaccttgagagtatgcatcgaaactaattccatgaaCGTTTTAATgacacattatacttgaatgaaaaagaatttgcccttttattgatcatatcaatatattaagtataaaattatgtcctagattaattacaatgtgtcagccatattggcttttaggacatacatctaacacatttGTAGTTCTCTATGAGTATgtagtggttgccatgacccatAACTTGTAATCTCAATCAAGAGCATGACACCATCTCTATCGTTACTATAGAATTTAGTTAGTTAAGATAGAGGGTGGCCTACCAAACTTGATCGAGTAAGGCCTGGATGTATATGTGGACATGCCATCGATATTGAGATAGCTGGAAAGATGTAGGTTGAATGGAGAATATTGAGTAAACTTAGGTACTTTTGTTAACCTTTTTGTGCACACAAGATTCATTCAAATTCCGTGttgaaccaaatgatttgattaccttatcaaaatagatATTATAATCCCAAGATACTTGTTTAAGGCTATTGTAGATTTTATCACTTTGCACTTTTGTTTCTTAGCCTTTGGATGTAAGTAAAACCTTCTGACTGATCcacaaatttttttctcaaatgtTCTATTCAAGATACagctttgacatccatttgctatAGCTTATAATCATAGTGTGCTGCCATTGATAAaagaatctttttgaattttagcATGCCATTAGTGAAAAGGTTTCTTATAGTTAATTCCAATCTTTTGTGTATAGACTTTTGTCACTAACCTTACCTTATAGGTCCACCTTTCCATTAGGTCCTATTTATGGACCCATTTACAAGTTTGTCCATTAGGGTCCATACCCCATTGGAATACATGTCTTGATTATATGGCCTAGCCACCAGGCAAGTAGGTAGCATGCCTACTTGCCTGCTGCTTCATCCATGTATGAGTgtgtttttttgaaaataaaaatccccGTGCAGACTGCCCCGTTCCTACGCTCACCAAGATACTCCAACCTACAACCTCTCAATAACCAGTGGAGCTTCAACCAGCAGCAATATATACTGACGTCTGAATTAGTGACAACTACCTCATCAACAAACTATTTTTAAGAACACAGAAGCATTTTTTTCCTCAGATTTTCAGGTCGTTGCACACAGTGCGAAGTCCCAAATCAATCTCGATCTCTTAGTGGGTATCCTCTTATCTCTTAACTAGGTCCTTCCCACTCTTGTAGTGGTATCCTTTGAGCACTTACCCAGTCCATGTCGAATGGATGCCCCTCGCCAATGAATAAATGCTCGAAATTGTTACTTTGCGAATAGGCCGCCGCCACCACCTGAAAGGTCGAGGTGATTATACACGAAGCGGGGCCAACATATATACCATCCCATTGGACAATGCCTTTCACTTGGGAACGTACAGATTCTTTGTCCAAGATGTAGCTAACCATCTTAGTGTACAGTAAAATACATAAGAAAGGAAGCTATCGTCTTGAAGGTGTATGATCACGAAGCCAAGTCATGTGGATTCCATGCAAGTGCTAGAACATAAATGGTTTACAGTTTTTTAACAATACTTAATCACTCTAAATAGCTACCCCATGATAAGATTCGACATGATATTGCGAATCTCGGCTAATATGCCAACTTGCGGAAAAGATTGTCTACATACAGCCGAAAAAGGGAAGATGCCTGGCTCCAACCCTCCAACCAAAGCAAGCTTCACTGCTACGTGTCAGAAGGGGATTGGTGAAATATACTACAATCGTAATACCTAATTCCCACGTGCGATGGATACAACTATCCATTGAAATTATTGTGGGCACAAAGAGTTGCTCAGCTGAAAAAAATCTGAGCCACTTTTTATGTGGCTTTCTTCCATGTTACAACAATCTTCTTCCATATCACTCCCTTTTGGACAGTGAAGCACCGTTGCTTGCCTAATTTCCAAGCCTGAAAGAGATTTTCTCAAGGCACACCACCTTCTAAAAGAGTAGGGAGACATTTGCCCAATTCGTTTCTTCTATCTAGTCATGGTGTGAACTCCTAAAGGCTCAAGCTCCTCCATAAATAGAGGAGGTTTGGGGTCGGTCCTTATGCTTTCCTCTCTAGAAGTGATCTGCCTTCTCCTTTTTCCGCCTCCTGTAGATGCTGATAAATAGTGGGCAGTGGTCTCTCTCAATACAGTTGTGGAGAAGGAATATTCTTGCTTCTCTTCTCTGTTTCATAGAAACTTAAAAACTATACATCTCATAAAGGCATTCACAATGAAGCCACTCTAAACTGCTCAAACCAATCCAAAGATCCAGGGATGGCAACTGGGTCTGCCGGCTTCAAGGTAATGCGCTCGATTCGGTTGTTTGCTGTTTGTTTCTTGGTTGGTATGTTTGCAACAACGGGAAGGGGTCAGAACAACACCAGCAACTCCTCAGTGCCTCCCGTGGTGAATGTTGGTGCTCTTTTCACCTTCAATTCTACTATTGGAAGAGCAGCAACCCTGGCAATCGAGTTTGCCGTCGAGGATGTCAACAAGGACGCGAGCGTTCTTTCTGGGACTAAGTTGAATGTGATTAAACAGGACACAAATTGCAGCGGGTTTCTAGGAACCATAGAAGGTAACATGAGATTCTGATTTCGAGGTGTAGTTTTCAAATTTGGCATTAATGAATGCTTTTATGTGTATCCTATTTTTTGTATTACTTTGAGTTCAGATACTATTCAGATATTTCATTCTACAACTGTCTCgacctattttttttatataagtaTGTTTTACATATTTTATGTTCTTAAAGAGATCTTCATTGATCATCAGTGCCTTTTATTAGAAAAGGAATGTCAAAACTTTTAATTTTGGGCTTGCTGGTAAAATGAAACAGTATCTATCAAGAACTTTTGCAGGTATGTTTTCGTTTTGGTGCAAAgtaatccctttttttttttgatatttttaattgaCAAatgttttttttatttattcagcAATTTTTTTTCTGCTCTAATTGGGTAAGGTTGATTACCATTGTTGTCTTGTTCTCAAAATGTAATCTATGAAGAAACCATTTCTTCTGCTATTAAGATGAAAGATATCGCTACTTCAGTTTATCTCTTCATGGATCCCCTTGCTACCGATATGTTTGTGAATTTattcttgaaaagaaaaaaagaggtctCTGAGCTTGTCTGTATTGGATTTGTTAATTGTTAAGATCTCCATTAGTCTGGAGTTAATTTCCAGTATTAAAACTTGTTATTAAAAGGAAGTCCTTTTCCCCTTTTATGTTGGTGAATTCCAAATCTTTTTCTCCATACTTTTACATTTGAAACATAGAACTTACGTTATTTCTGACATCATCACTTCGTATCCATTCATATGTGGAAGATagaataacatatatatatatatatatatatatatatatatatatatatatatatatcatttcaAAGCTTTACACGTCCCATAGTATATATCATTTCAATACTTTAAACGTCCCATGGTAGCTCAGTGGAAAAGATTACGGTCTATCACCTTTGGTTGCCTTTTCAATGTTCGAAGTTTTGTCATAATTTTCAATAGTCTCTATTTAACACAGAAGACCCTTTTTACCGCAGCCTTGCAGCTAATGGAGAAAGATGTGGTTGCTATCATAGGTCCCCAATCCTCAGGGATAGGCCATGTCATCTCCCATGTCGTTAACGAACTTCATGTTCCACTCTTATCCTTTGCAGCGACAGATCCAACTCTTTCTTCACTGGAATATCCATATTTCATTCGAACAATTCACAGTGACTATTTCCAGATGAATGCGATAGCCGATATTGTCCAATATTATGGATGGAGGAAGGTTACTGCCATCTTTGTTGATGATGACTATGGGCGGGGCGGGATATCAGCATTAGGTGATGCTCTTGCAAGCAGACGGGCTGAGATCTCGTACAAAGCTGCCTTTCCTCCTGATGCTGACATAAATATGATTAGTGACTTGTTGGTTAAAGTGAACCTAATGGAATCTCGGGTTTTCATTGTGCATGTGAACCCTGACTCTGGCTTGACAGTTTTTTCTATCGCCAAAAAAATGGGGATGATGAACAGTGGATATGTGTGGATAGCCACCGATTGGCTTGCTGCTATTCTGGATTCAACCAAACCTGTTGATCCTAACACTATGAGCCTTATACAAGGGGTAGTGGTTCTTCATCAACACACTGCAGATTCGGATCTCAAGACGAGGTTTATATCTAGATGGAATAACAAAATTAAAAGCTCTAGTACTAGTTCGAGCTTGAACACTTATGGGATGTATGCTTATGATTCAGTGTGGTTGGTTGCTCATGCTATTGACCAATTCCTCAGGCAAGGAGGGGAAATTGTTTTCTCTAAAGATTCAAGATTGCATGATGCAAATGGAAGTACCTTGCACTTGGCAGCACTAAAAGGCTTTGGCGGAGGTGACCAATTACTTGAGCAATTGTTACTTGCCAATTTTACAGGTCTAGCAGGTCATATTCAGTTTGATTCTGATAGGAACTTAATCCATCCAGCATATGATATTATTAACATTGGTGGGACAGGCTCACGGTTGATAGGATATTGGTCTAATTATTCTCATCTTTCAGTTGTTGCTCCTGAAATTTTGTATGGGAAGCCACCAAACATTTCAACCAGTAGCCAGCAACTATACAGTGTAATATGGCCTGGTGAAACCGCGATGAAGCCACGTGGATGGGTGTTCCCAAACAATGGAAAACCTTTGAGAATTGGAGTTCCTAACAAAGTTAGCTTCAAACAATTTGTGTCGAATAATTCTGGTGCTGACAATGTGAGTGGCTATTGCATTGATGTATTCAACAATGCAATTAATCTGTTGCCCTACCCTGTTCCATGCTCATTTATACTAATCGGGGATGGTTGGACAAATCCAAATTATGATGAACTTGTGAATATGGTTGCTCAAAATGTGAGTATATCTTCCATTATGAATTTGATTTTCCCGCTTTCATTGTTTTAAGTtcttaattttagttttctttctgCTTTCTTTCAGAATCCTACCTTAAGTCCTTTTGTTTAGTATCTTGATGCAACTGTAGGGGACATTGCCATCGTTAGAAATAGAACAAGAATTGTAGATTTCACACAGCCATATGCTGAATCAGGCCTAGTTATAGTGGCTCCTGTCAAAAAGATGAACTCAAGTGCTTGGGCTTTCCTGAAACCATTTACAATAGAGATGTGGTGTGTCACCGGGGCCCTTTTTCTTTTCGTTGGAGCTGTTGTTTGGATTCTTGAGCATCGGATGAACCAAGATTTTCGTGGGTCACCAAGGCAACAACTTGTGACAATATGTTGGTTAGTATCCTCTACTGCTATAGATCTTTCTTTTCTGCTAGAAGTATATCCTAACGAATTTATGTTAACAGCAGTCTTATTTTGTGGCGGCACTGATGTAGTAAAGAATGGAACAACGAAAGAAAGTCTTGACTTTAATTAGTGGCTATAAGTTTAATGTGCATAATGAGGAATTCTGCCATTATGAGGAAACTGACTTACAAAATACAAGAGCTAAATCACCTCCAAGATATTTTTCTGTAGAAGATTAGCTCCAACAACTGTACAAAATCCACAGATCCTCTGAGATACATGCACCCACCAAAGTTTCAATGCTTTAATACTGGAGTTGCCAAGTGTAATGCACATAGGCGCAGATGCATGAACTCCTGCATATAGCTTTGTGCAACATTTGGAAGTTTGCTTTTAATCctagaaaataatataatatttattgagAAAAGTTCATTTAGAACTATTACCAGATTCGCTTCATAGGTTACTGTCTTTAGTTCCAAATTGTTTATGCCGTCAACCTGTCAGCCTGTTCTGCTTGTTCCTTGTATTATAATTTCTTAAACATATTATCTTCACATCTAAATAATTAGTTTGTGAAACAGTAGTAACTTAGTAGCAATGTGTCTTTTGAGTCCTCTTTAGACATTGATGAAATCAAGAGGCCTTACATTGCAGCTTGAGGGTGCCAGAGAacaaatttatcataattttttttccatgaaAAGGGTATTAATATGATGTTTACCATCTAAGTTGATGGAACTGTCCAGTCTCCAGTTCTCTTACAGCTGTCCTGGAACTTGAATCTTTCAAGAAGTATTCAATATATGTTGAATTGGAGAGATGTTCTTTAcatattgatgaaatcaacaaacCTTACACTGCACCTTGAGGGTTCTAGAGAATAAATTTATCCTAATTTGTTTCTCCACGaaaatgatattaatatgatgtttACTATGTAAGTTGGATTGATCTGTCCAGTCTCCAGTTTTTTCTTACAGCTGTCCTGGaacttgaatctttcaaaaaataGTTAATCTATGTTGAATTGCAGAGATGTTCTTAGTTGTGGAATGAGTTCAATTTATTCTCAGAAAATTGGATTAATCATTTGGATGCGCTCGCTAAACTAAATAAACAGAAGAGATGAGTGAAATATAAGCTTGCTTTTTATTTATTCACCAAGCTCTCTACAGTTTACCTAGTTGCAAGCGAAGATGCTTttcactatttaatttttttctaccctatattaatagattaaaataaatcCAATTTAAAACATCGTGTACTTATTAAGAATCTAATATAATTGATAAACATTGACACAAGTTTTGTATACAATTTATGCAAGGGTTCTACAAGAACTCCTAGATGTTCTAGTTCTCCCTCTACTGCTCCATCTCACAGATCCTATGTTACCTCTTCTAGACCCACTAGCAGACTCCATAATCTTTAATATTTTTCACAGGTTTAATTTTATAATGCAAGCTTCCATGTTCAGAAAACAACCTTTTGTCTTTATGCCATATGTGCATGCACTTGCACGTAAAGCATGGAGTCAGGCTGTCACTCGATGACCTTGTGTGCCACGAGACATGACAATtgttgctgttgctgctgctgctgctgctgttataTTCAATTCATATTGCTTCACCCAATAATGCTTTTCACTATTTTCCAGAGTGGCATCTTTGGAAAATGTACATGTTAGCTTGTCTTCTGCATGCATGTGCAGTGTAAGGGCATGTGAtggcaatttaaattaatttcaatatAAATTCTTAATGTTTTCCTTTGTCAACAGGAAATCCATTGTCCGTGGTCATGCATATATATGGCTATAAGTAATTAGGCTCATTTTATAGCATTGAACCCTTTTGATCACATATCTCTTCAGACCCAGGGACATATATTACAAATCTGACAACCAAGAAATAGCGATGAATAAACCAAGCTGTATTTTGGTGCCAGCAAAAGTTTTGATATCTGCAACTCTAACCCTATATCATCCATTTAAGTTGTAAAGTAGCAAATAATGCATATATCTGAATTTGCAGTATACCCTCCTGGTTAACTCAGAGCTCATCGATTGCTAGTTATTCAAATTCATGCAAAGTATATTTTCTTGTCTAATGTCTGGATGGAAAAATAATCCATCTATTTGCAATAGCTTTGAAGTAGATCCTTCCAGGTAATTCAGAACATATTTTACTGTTCCAAGCTTTGAAGTAGAACAGTCCAGGTGACGGACATACTATATTGCTTTAGTACATGGACTGTTTTAAACTGCTATCTCCTATCATTGCCATGGGTTCCTATTGTATATCCGAATCCAAAATCCTgactaaaattatattattttaacaaTTTAATCGAATGAAAAACTAAATAGGTTCCAATAACATGCTGAGTGCTTGGTTCAATCACATACCATAGTTTTTTAATCAGCGATTTGCACATTTTATATGTTTTATATAATGTATAATTCCAGCAGCGCCTACTATGATTATACTCTTCCCTGTATGACATTGTTGCTCTCATTCGTAGAATATGCAATAATTTATTCCTCCGTGTTCATCTTGCAGGTTTAGTTTCTCGACAATGTTCTTCGCTCACAGTATGTCCATCTTGCTCTTTGATATTTTGAACCTTTTAAGCATTCAGCACACATTTTGGATCTGTAATCCAAGCTTCAACTGCTATGAAATCTTTAAGTAACTGAGAATCAAACTCTGAAAGGTTGTCTGTGATTTAAACAGGGGAAAACACTGTGAGCACCCTTGGACGGTTCGTGCTGATCATTTGGCTGTTTGTTGTACTAATTATCAACTCAAGCTACACTGCGAGCCTAACATCAATCCTCACAGTTCAACAGCTTTCCTCAGGGATCGAAGGGCTTGACAGCTTGATCTCAAGCTCCAACCCTATTGGATATCAGGCTGGAAAATTTGCAAGAAATTACATGATAGAAGAACTTAATATTGCTCCATCCCGTCTGGTACCTTTAAATTCACCTGAAGAATATGCAAGAGCTCTTGAGCTGGGACCAAAAGGTGGTGGTGTTGCTGCAATAGTAGATGAAGTTCCATATGTTGATATCTTTTTGTCTATGTATTGCCAGTTTAAGATAGTTGGTCAGGAGTTCACCAAAAATGGATGGGGATTTGTAAGTACTTTCCTTTCCTAGTATTGTTGGTATTTATCAACTATATCCATGATTTAATTTAGTGAGATAGATCACACTCATCCAGCATTTGCAGCCAATATTAGTTTAggctttttcaaatatttgattatttagcaTGTATTTACATCTCGCATTCTAAAATCACAGTGATCTTGTCTTTTGCATGGTTATATTGAAAATCAAATTGACATTTTTTAAGGATTAGGTGCTGTAATGTTCATCAAAATTCAAGTAACTTTTAGAAACATTAACTTGCAATCGTGGACAAGGATTTACAATCCTCACCTTGTGATTTATTTTACAATTTTCATTAGCAACAGAAACCTTCAGTCATAAAAGTCCGATATTTGAGATAGAAAATCAAAACTAAGCAAAGT contains these protein-coding regions:
- the LOC105034403 gene encoding glutamate receptor 3.4 isoform X1 → MATGSAGFKVMRSIRLFAVCFLVGMFATTGRGQNNTSNSSVPPVVNVGALFTFNSTIGRAATLAIEFAVEDVNKDASVLSGTKLNVIKQDTNCSGFLGTIEALQLMEKDVVAIIGPQSSGIGHVISHVVNELHVPLLSFAATDPTLSSLEYPYFIRTIHSDYFQMNAIADIVQYYGWRKVTAIFVDDDYGRGGISALGDALASRRAEISYKAAFPPDADINMISDLLVKVNLMESRVFIVHVNPDSGLTVFSIAKKMGMMNSGYVWIATDWLAAILDSTKPVDPNTMSLIQGVVVLHQHTADSDLKTRFISRWNNKIKSSSTSSSLNTYGMYAYDSVWLVAHAIDQFLRQGGEIVFSKDSRLHDANGSTLHLAALKGFGGGDQLLEQLLLANFTGLAGHIQFDSDRNLIHPAYDIINIGGTGSRLIGYWSNYSHLSVVAPEILYGKPPNISTSSQQLYSVIWPGETAMKPRGWVFPNNGKPLRIGVPNKVSFKQFVSNNSGADNVSGYCIDVFNNAINLLPYPVPCSFILIGDGWTNPNYDELVNMVAQNYLDATVGDIAIVRNRTRIVDFTQPYAESGLVIVAPVKKMNSSAWAFLKPFTIEMWCVTGALFLFVGAVVWILEHRMNQDFRGSPRQQLVTICWFSFSTMFFAHRENTVSTLGRFVLIIWLFVVLIINSSYTASLTSILTVQQLSSGIEGLDSLISSSNPIGYQAGKFARNYMIEELNIAPSRLVPLNSPEEYARALELGPKGGGVAAIVDEVPYVDIFLSMYCQFKIVGQEFTKNGWGFVFQKNSPLAEDLSTAILTLSENGDLQRIHDKWLAHKGCTLQATEMDTNRLSLQSFWGLFLICGLVCFIALLVFFTRICCQYSQYNSTADEKSNETQTCDERQASLSSFNSFKDLIHFVDKKEEEVMSAIRRKSSDKKNQTSQN
- the LOC105034403 gene encoding glutamate receptor 3.5 isoform X2, whose amino-acid sequence is MATGSAGFKVMRSIRLFAVCFLVGMFATTGRGQNNTSNSSVPPVVNVGALFTFNSTIGRAATLAIEFAVEDVNKDASVLSGTKLNVIKQDTNCSGFLGTIEALQLMEKDVVAIIGPQSSGIGHVISHVVNELHVPLLSFAATDPTLSSLEYPYFIRTIHSDYFQMNAIADIVQYYGWRKVTAIFVDDDYGRGGISALGDALASRRAEISYKAAFPPDADINMISDLLVKVNLMESRVFIVHVNPDSGLTVFSIAKKMGMMNSGYVWIATDWLAAILDSTKPVDPNTMSLIQGVVVLHQHTADSDLKTRFISRWNNKIKSSSTSSSLNTYGMYAYDSVWLVAHAIDQFLRQGGEIVFSKDSRLHDANGSTLHLAALKGFGGGDQLLEQLLLANFTGLAGHIQFDSDRNLIHPAYDIINIGGTGSRLIGYWSNYSHLSVVAPEILYGKPPNISTSSQQLYSVIWPGETAMKPRGWVFPNNGKPLRIGVPNKVSFKQFVSNNSGADNVSGYCIDVFNNAINLLPYPVPCSFILIGDGWTNPNYDELVNMVAQNYLDATVGDIAIVRNRTRIVDFTQPYAESGLVIVAPVKKMNSSAWAFLKPFTIEMWCVTGALFLFVGAVVWILEHRMNQDFRGSPRQQLVTICWGKHCEHPWTVRADHLAVCCTNYQLKLHCEPNINPHSSTAFLRDRRA